In Phreatobacter stygius, a genomic segment contains:
- a CDS encoding ABC transporter substrate-binding protein produces the protein MNDSTKTGGSQATPAGQGAGRTPARLRVMSFAGAGNLPLLAAETQGFFAAEGLAVEIAWTPDSPGLRRALAAGEIDVAHAAVDNAIAMVETDGVDVVVVAGLDDGMNELVVQPDVSDIADLMGRTVIVDAPNTAFALQLRKILALTGLTAGVHYHLRSVGATDRRVAAMIEDKSFAATLLSPSYADIAARGGLKRLGPVSRWIGPYQGIGVFALRRFAAAERPKLVAYLRGLLAGLAWTFDPANRDTAIALLVARVKMDPAAAAAGYDQAVHPVTGLFRDARVNAEGMATVLALRAELEGGWNGVPPPASRYVDDSFLVAARAGLRL, from the coding sequence GTGAATGATTCGACCAAGACCGGCGGCAGCCAGGCGACACCGGCCGGGCAGGGCGCGGGACGGACGCCCGCCCGGCTTCGCGTCATGTCTTTTGCCGGCGCCGGCAACCTGCCGCTGCTGGCGGCCGAGACGCAGGGGTTCTTCGCGGCCGAGGGACTGGCGGTCGAGATCGCCTGGACTCCGGATTCGCCGGGCTTGCGGCGGGCGCTTGCCGCCGGCGAGATCGATGTGGCTCATGCCGCCGTCGACAATGCCATCGCCATGGTCGAGACCGACGGCGTCGATGTGGTCGTGGTCGCAGGTCTCGACGACGGCATGAACGAACTGGTGGTGCAGCCGGACGTGTCTGATATCGCCGACCTGATGGGCCGGACCGTGATCGTCGATGCGCCGAACACCGCTTTCGCCCTGCAACTGCGCAAGATCCTGGCTCTCACCGGGCTGACCGCCGGTGTCCACTATCACCTGCGATCGGTCGGCGCGACCGACCGGCGCGTCGCCGCGATGATCGAGGACAAGAGTTTCGCCGCGACGCTGCTGAGCCCGAGCTATGCCGATATCGCCGCACGCGGCGGCCTGAAGCGGCTTGGCCCGGTGTCGCGCTGGATCGGTCCCTATCAGGGCATCGGCGTCTTCGCCTTGCGCCGCTTCGCTGCCGCCGAGCGGCCGAAGCTGGTGGCCTATCTCAGGGGCCTGTTGGCCGGTCTTGCCTGGACCTTCGATCCGGCCAATCGCGACACGGCCATCGCCCTTCTGGTCGCGCGGGTGAAGATGGATCCGGCCGCGGCCGCCGCCGGTTATGACCAGGCGGTCCATCCCGTGACCGGCCTGTTCCGTGATGCCAGGGTCAATGCCGAGGGCATGGCGACCGTGCTGGCGCTGCGCGCCGAGCTGGAGGGCGGTTGGAACGGCGTGCCGCCACCGGCCTCGCGTTATGTCGACGACAGTTTCCTGGTCGCGGCGCGTGCGGGGCTTCGGTTGTGA
- a CDS encoding (2Fe-2S)-binding protein yields the protein MSLQVNGQAVAMDANDPVMLIELLRNRLGLKATRLGCGLEQCGACMVLVDGEPVPSCGREAAAFAGRAVTTVEGISAGGLHPLQQALIDEQAGQCGFCLSGIMMSGLALLAANPDPSRAEIALALDRHLCRCGAQNRIIAAVERAASVLRGGGVHAAG from the coding sequence TTGTCGCTGCAGGTCAACGGCCAGGCCGTCGCCATGGACGCGAACGATCCGGTCATGCTGATCGAGCTCCTGCGCAACCGCCTCGGGCTGAAGGCGACGCGGCTCGGCTGCGGCCTGGAACAATGCGGCGCCTGCATGGTGCTGGTCGATGGCGAGCCGGTGCCGTCCTGCGGGCGCGAGGCCGCGGCCTTCGCCGGTCGTGCCGTGACCACGGTCGAAGGCATTTCGGCCGGCGGCCTGCACCCGCTGCAGCAGGCCCTGATCGATGAACAGGCTGGCCAATGCGGCTTCTGCCTCTCCGGTATCATGATGTCGGGCCTTGCCTTGCTCGCCGCCAATCCGGATCCGTCACGCGCCGAGATCGCCTTGGCGCTCGATCGCCATCTCTGCCGCTGCGGTGCGCAGAACCGCATCATCGCGGCGGTCGAACGCGCGGCGAGCGTGCTGCGCGGCGGAGGCGTCCATGCCGCCGGGTGA